CTGGTAGTGTCCTTGTCAGGAGAGATGTAGACCACGCTGGGCCCGATCTCCTGCGAGAGATCGACATGGGCGTCGTCCGTCAACCGCAAGGTGATCGTAGGAGTGAAGCCGGGACCGAGGTTGGGGGTGATAATCTTCTCGAAGCTTTCGAACTGCGCGGACGATCCGGTAACTTCCAATCCTTGCGTGTCAAGGATTTCGAAGCTTTTGAGCGTCAGGCCGGTCAAATTGGTGGCTTGCAGCGTGTCGACACCGGGACCGCCATCGACTTTGCCCGAGGGTGTACTGCCAGGCACCTGTGACAACAACACGGTGTCCTTGCCTTCACCGGCATCGATATTGAAGACGCCGGTCGTAGAACCTTCATCGACAATCAAATCGTCGCCGGCACCACCCTTGATGACGTCATCGCCGGCGCCGCCGAAGAGCTTGTCGTTGCCGTCGCCGCCGGTCAGCGTGTCTGCACCGTCACCACCCGAGATGGTGTCATTGCCTGCGCCCGTCGTGATCGTGTTGTCACCGCTAGAGCCCGTCACGCTCGCGGAAACCGCGCCCAGTTCGTCAGCCAGATCTGCCACGCTGGAATCGGAGACGACCAGAGTGACGGCGGCGAGGGGAGTGGCTTCGGAGTGGCGGATAAGGTCGTATGCTTCGAACTCAGCGCCGGTCCTGGTAAGCGTCGTGCCGTTCGTGTCCAGAATATTCAAGGCCATGTTAAACTTTCCAGATGCGTTGGATTCTGCAAGAACGGATTGTGTCTTTTCTGCCGTTCCGGGTGGAGAAGGTCAGTGTCGGAGGCGGCAGCCACTTTCTTTGGAAAGCGGCGACCGCAGGTTGGAACTCGGGGCAGTAGCAGCGCCGGGTGTCCGTTTAAGCAGCTACGCGGGCCTCCTGCCCTTGTCGCGGGACGCATTTCTGCGTCCCGCGACAAGGTCGTTGCTAGATAAGCGCGTCGTGCAGCAGGCTCGAAATCGACGGCTCGAAGACGTCCTTCACGGCCACCGTGAAGTCATGGCTGGTGGCGTTTCCGGCCGCGTCATAGGCTTCGGCGGTGAAGGTCAGGCTATGGGTGCTTTCGTAGTCGATTGCAGCCTTCGTCTGGATCTTGTTGCCGACGAGCTTGAAGATGCCGTTGGCATCATCCGTCAGCCGCCACTTCACCATGCCGCCTTCCGGATCGCGCGCCGAGAGAAGGCCGACCGAGGTGCCGATCGCGATATTCTCGGAGATCGAGTTGCGTGAGAAGGCGAGATTGGTCGGCGCCTTGTTGACGGGGGCCTCGTTGACGTCGAGGACGCTGATCGTAATGTCCTTCTCGACGGTGACCTTGCCGTCGGAAACGGCAACCTTGATGGTGTGCGACTTGTCGGTCTCGTAATCCAGAGCCTTCGAGGTGACGATGCGGTCGCCCTTTATCCGGAAGTGATCGTTCGCGCCGTCGAGCAGCGTATAGGTGAGCGCGTCGCCATCTGCGTCCTTGGCGCTGAGCAGACCGACCGTGGTCCAGATCGGCGTGTCCTCGGAGAGGGCGGTTTTCGAGAGCTGGATGTTGGTCGGCGCGGCGTTGTCGGGCTTGAAGGTTTCCGCAGCGAAATCGTAGACGCCGTCAGCAAAACGGGCGAATTCGACCTCTGTCAGCGTATCCTTGCCCTCGAAAGCACTTGTCAGGATGTGGCTGCCATTGTTCAACGCTAAGGAATAATCGGCAAAATTGCCGATGAGGATCGCGGTGTCGCTGCCAGCGCCGCCGTAGATCGTGTCGTCGCCGGCATTACCTTCGAATGTGTCGTCGCCGGCATTACCTGCGAATGTGTCGTTGCCAGCGGTTCCATAGAAGTGGTCACGGCCGCTACCGGTCTCGACGTCGATGCCAAAAGCGCCACCATATATATAGGTCGGACGGTTTGCGAGCTCGTCGGCGAGATCGGCATGGCTGCTATCCGTTAATACCAGGGACACGACCTCATTCTCGTAGCCCGGCTCGTCATATATGACGATCTTGTCAAAACTCTCGAACTGTGCGGCTGAACCGACCACAGCGATGCGTTGTGTTTCCAGAGTTTCAAAGTTTCGGATTGTCAGGCCTTCAAAATTAAAGGCTTGCAACGTATCGACACCGTCGCCGCCATCCACTGTTCCTGAAGCCCCCACGCTGAAGGCGTTCTCCAGGCTAACAAGATCTCTGCCGTCGCCTGCATCGATATCGAAGATTTCCCCATCGATGTAAAAAGCGCTGTCGAGGATTCTATCGTCGCCCGCTCCGCCCTTAATCACGTCATTGCCGATATCACCGTAAATTTGGTCGTCGCCTTCGCCTCCAACCAGCATGTCGTTCCCAGCATAACCATAGATCATGTCGTTCCCGGCTCTGCCGTCGAAAGTGTCGTTGCCGTCGGTACCAGACAGTTGGTCGTCGCCGCTACCTGTTGTGACATCGATGCCGAAGGCGCTGCCGCTGATGGACACGGCGAGGCTCGCCAACTCATCGGAGAGGTCGGCATGCGCGCTGTCCGCCAACGTCAGCGAGCGGTGAATGATCTTATCGAAGCTTTCGAACTGCGCTGCCGACCCGACGATGTCCGGCCCTGCACCAAGAATTTCGAAGTTTCGGATCGTCAGGCCGATCAGATTGGTGGCTTCCAGCGTATCGGTGCCGGCGCCTCCATCGACTATTCCTGAATCTTCGAGAAGGTTCGAGCTCTGCAGGTACACCGCGTCATCGCCGTCGCCTGCATCTATGTCGAAGACTTCAGCGTTGGCGGAATCATAGATTGAATCGTTGCCGACGCCTCCTCTGATGACATCGCTGCCAGCGTCGCCTAAGAGGTGGTCGTCGCCGTCTCCTCCAATCAGCACATCATTTCCGAAATCGCCACTAAGCCAGTCATTGCCAGCGCTGCCGTCGAAAGTGTCGTTGCCGTTGGTGCCAGCTAACAGGTCGTCTCCGCCGCCGGTTTTGACGTCGATGCCGGAGGCGGTCCCACCGATCCTCACAGACCGGTTTACCAGTTCATCGGAGAGATCGGCATGCGCACTGTCCGTCAACGTTAGCTCGACGCCGGCGCTCTCCGTGCCATCCAGATAGACGATCTTGTCGAAGCCTTCGAATTGCGCGGCCGTGCCGGTAACGGTTGCACCCGTCGTTTCAAGTGTCTCGACATTCTTTATCGTCAGACCGCTAAGCTTGTAAGCTCGCAGTACGTCAGTGCCGGCACCGCCATCGATTGATCCAGAATAAACGGCGGGACCACCTTGCAAATTCACTTTATCGTTGCCATCGCCTGCATCGATATCGAAGTCCTCTGTCGTAATGCTATAACCATCATTGTCAGTGATCGTATCGTCACCCGCTCCGCCGCGGATGATATCGTTTCCAGTGCCGCCGGAGATCTGGTCGTTGCCTTCACCACCGGTCAACAGGTCATTTCCCGCTCCGCCTTTGATGGTGTCGCTGCCGGCGCCCCCGTTCAGCGTGTCCGCGCCGTCGCCGCCTATGATGGTGTCGTTGCCGGCGCCTGTCTTGATCGTGTTGTCGCCGCTCGACCCGGTCACGTTGGCCGAGACAGAGCCCAACTCGTCGGCCAGATCGGCCACGGAGGAATCGGAGACGGTGAGAGAGACAGGTGCGGCGGGGCTGGCTCCAGAGTCGCGGATAACATCGTAAGCTTCGAACTCAGCGCCGGTCTTGGTAACTGTGGCGCCGTTCGTGTCCAGAATATTCAAGGCCATATATATATCTTTCCCCAAAAGATGCTTTGTACTCGGCAATATGAGACATCCCCGAAAGAACTGTTTTATTGCTCGGCGGACGACAACCCCTCGGGGATCTATGCCAATCCCCGATTAAGTTTTCAATGCAAAATTGTGTCTTTTCATTGCTTTTTTAATGAAAAACTAAGGATGAAATACTGGGGAAACGAATTTTAATTTGAGAACTCAAAGTCATACTTTGGTTTCGTAAATAGTATTATCTTTCATGTTCGGGTGGGAAGCTCTCGCGAAAATTGTGTTTTCAGCAGGATCTTCGTTGGCGCTACGTCGCGCGGAGCATTCGCGTCACTATCGCAGGTTGCTGTTGGCTTCGACTTGTTCAGGCTTCCCGCGCGGGAGACCTCACACGAGCTTGATGAGGCCTGCCTTCGTCGGCCTGAAACCGCAGGCGCGGTAGAAGCCGGTCAGGTGTGGCTCGAAATCGACATGCAGCCATTCGGCGCCGCGCTCACGGGCGAGGCTCGTCGCTTGCCGAACCATGCGCGTCGCGATGCCTTGCCTTCGCATGTCGGGATGGACCGATGTATCGAGGATGAAGGCGTGGATGCCGCCATCCCATGCGACGTTGACGAAGCCGATGAGCTGGTTGTCGTGGTAGGCGCCGATATGGGCGAGGCTGCGGGACAAGATCGAGGAGAAGTCGCGCGGGGCAGGGGTGCCCCACGCGGCGGACCAGAGGGCGTCGAGTTCGGCGGCGGAGGGGAAGGGGTCGATGCGGAGTTCTGGCATTGGTCCCTGTCCCACAAAACCATTCTGAAACTGCGAGAGTGTTTCGCGCCTTCTTGAGCCTCGGGCTTGGCCGATAGTTGGCGCTCGTCAAGCTCCGTCAAGCTGAGCAGTCTAAAATCCCAATTCCGCGATCTCAGGGTTAGTCTCTAGGAGATCAAGGTGAGGAGATAATTCACCTAGCTTGCGCTTAATGTCTTTTACCGTTTTCTTATTAATCCAATCGTTTTTGAGAAATTCCTGCAAATAATACAATATAATTTTGGCGCATATGTATGTTCCGGAAATCTCATCGTCATTTACGTCTGTAATTACAAACCTCAAATCACTTTTTCTCATTGCCGTAATAATACGGTCAGAGGCGTCTCTGTGAACAAAATTAGACAAAGCTCTGTAAATATATTCGTAGAGGAAAATATCTTTTGGATCTCCAGTCTGTTTTGCCAATGACCTGTACGTATAAGCAATATCAATAAGTTGTCCTTGTTCGGAAATGACTTTGCTGTAGTCTGTCTTCCCGTTGGGGCGGGTTGCATACCCCAACAGACCTCGCGATGCGAGCGCTTCATATAAAACAACTTTATTATCAAGGCTTTCCAGCCGCAGAGACTTTATTCTAAGATAATGTTCAACAATTGCGCGCGAAATTATAAGGCATTCGTCACGGTACAGATCATTGATCGTTTCTGCAATAAATTCAATCGACTGGAGTGCGGATCTGAAGCTCGAAAGAATGTAGATCTTCCTATCAAATTCATTCTCAATTTTTATTGAATTTATTGTGTAATTTACAGACAGGTTACATACTATAGATATCTCACTCAAAATTTTCTTTATTCTTAAAAAGGAATAATACTGTGTGAATCGAGGTACGTGAATATATAGAAAGGATCGCTGTTGTCTTCCTTTAGCTGAAAATACTCCTTAACTGCGCTCCGGAACTCTTCTCTCTCTGCGCGAGACGTTGCTGGGGAGTCGCTCGCAATGATGAGCCCGGTTTTTTCGTAAGCGAAAATGAGTTCTTCAGGTACTTTTGCGGCTCTCATTACTTTTTTAGTGCGTTTTAATATTGTGTTTTCTTTTAGTTCAGCCCTATTCCAGAACACTGGGTCGGATTTATATGGACTGCGACCAAATATATTTTTGAATTCCTTACGACTCTCTTCAAGCTGATTAACGAGTTCCTGGGGTATTGCAACCTCCGCAACAACATCCCCATTGTCGAACTCAAAGTATTTCTTTGTTGTCTTCTTGTGGCAATATTTATATTTTATTCCCGATCCGCATGGACAAAGTTCCTTTTCCCCAATCTCACGTTTTTTGCTTCTGATCTTGGCGGGCACGTTGTGTAGCCTGTTTCAATTGGGGGTTAGTTTCCGGGCATAAGGCGCCTGTTGTTCAATCGACGTCGATCAAAAGCTGGTCTTACCAATCACCGCCCCGGCCGCCCGGTCTTCCCCTTCGTCCGCCCCTTGCGCTTCTGCTCGCCCGGGTCCTCATAGCTCCCCACGCCCGTCTTCCCGCGCACGACCGGCCGCACGTCGTCGCGTTCCGGCTGCGCGTCAAGCAACGGTGAAAACCGCTTCGTGCTCTTGGCGACCTCCGGCTTTTCAGGCACCTGTCCGATGACCGGCTTTTCCGTTCGGCCGACCGTCATTTCATCGAGGTCGTTCTTGCGGAAGAGGGTCTTCTTCGTGGGGTCGGCGATGTCGCGGCCCATCTCATCCAGAGCGGGTTTGCGGAAGAGAGGGGTGGTGGTGTCGGTGCCTGGGCCCATGTCGTCGAGGCTGGGTCTTGAGAAGTAGGAGGGGGTGGCCGCCTCATCCGCCTTGCCGGGAACCTTCTCGCCGGCTGGGAGAAGGGACTCGCGGGTCGCTTTGGCGTTCCGTCTGACGCCTTCCATCGCCTTCGACTCCTCGCGCGCCATGGGATCGTCCATAATCGCCAGCTCGGCAGCCTTGAGGCGTTTGATCTCGTCGCGGAGGCGGGCGGCTTTTTCGAAGTCGAGGTCGGCGGCGGCGTCGCGCATGCTCTTTTCGAGCGCGTTGAGATGGGTCTGCAGGTTGTTGCCGACGAGGTTGCCGCCATCGGCGAAGCCCTTGCCCGAGGCGCCCGAGATATCGGCGCGGACGTGGTCGCGTTCGTAGACGCTGTCGAGGATGTCGTTGATCCTGGCCTTGACCGATTCCGGCGTGATCCCGTGTTCCTGGTTATAGACCATCTGCTTTTCGCGGCGGCGGCTGGTTTCCTCCATCGCTCGCTTCATCGAGCCGGTGACCTGGTCGGCATAGAGGATGACCTTGCCATCGACGTTACGCGCGGCGCGGCCGATCGTCTGGATCAGCGAGGTCTCCGAGCGCAGGAAGCCTTCCTTGTCGGCGTCGAGGATGGCGACGAAGCCGCATTCGGGAATGTCGAGGCCTTCGCGCAAAAGGTTGATGCCGACGAGTACGTCGAAGGCGCCGAGGCGGAGATCGCGGAGGATCTCGATACGCTCAAGCGTGTCGATGTCGGAGTGCATGTAGCGCACGCGCACGCCCTGCTCATGCAGATATTCGGTCAGGTCCTCGGCCATGCGCTTGGTCAGCACGGTGCAGAGGGTACGGTAGCCCTTGGCCGCCGTCTCGCGGATCTCGCCGAGCACGTCGTCCACCTGGCTGCGGGCCGAGCGGACCTCGACCGGCGGGTCAATCAGGCCGGTCGGGCGGATCACCTGTTCGGCGAAGACGCCGCCGGACTGCTCCATCTCCCAGCCGCCGGGCGTGGCCGAGACGGCGATGGTGTCGGGGCGCATGGCGTCCCATTCCTCGAAGCGCAGCGGCCGGTTGTCCATGCAGGAGGGCAGGCGGAAGCCGTATTCGGCCAGCGTCGCCTTGCGTCTGAAGTCGCCCCGGTACATGCCGCCGATCTGCGGCACGGTGACATGGCTTTCGTCGATGAAGACGAGGGCGTTGTCGGGGATATATTCGAACAGCGTCGGCGGCGGATCGCCGGGGTCGCGGCCGGTGAGGTAACGCGAATAGTTCTCGATGCCCTGGCAGGAGCCTGTCGCCTCGAGCATTTCGATATCATAGCGGGTGCGCTGCTCCAGGCGCTGGGCCTCCAGCAGGCGGCCGGCCTTTTCCAGTTCGGCGAGGCGAAGCCTGAGCTCCTCCTTGATCGACTTGATGGCGCCGTTCAGCGTCGGGCGCGGGGTGACATAGTGCGAATTGGCGTAGATCTTCACCGATTTCAGGTCGCCGACCTTCTGGCCGGTGAGCGGGTCGAACTCGGTGATCGCGTCGATCTCGTCGCCGAACATCGAGATGCGCCAGGCGGCATCTTCCAAGTGGGCGGGGAAGAGCTCGATCGTGTCGCCACGCACCCGGAAGGAGCCGCGGGTGAAATCCATATCGCGGCGCTTGTATTGCTGGGCGACGAGGTCAGCCAGCAGCTGGCGCTGGTCCAGCCGGTCGCCGACCGACATCTGGAAGGTCATCGCCGTATAGGTCTCGACCGAGCCGATACCGTAGATGCAGGAGACCGAGGCGACGATGATGCAGTCGTCGCGTTCGAGCAGCGAGCGCGTCGCCGAGTGGCGCATGCGGTCGATCTGCTCGTTGATCGAGGATTCCTTCTCGATATAGGTGTCGGAGCGCGGCACATAGGCTTCCGGCTGGTAATAATCGTAGTAGGAAACGAAATATTCCACCGCATTGTCGGGGAAGAAATTCTTGAATTCGGAATAGAGCTGGGCGGCCAGCGTCTTGTTCGGCGCCAGGATCACGGCGGGGCGCTGCGTCGCCTCGATCACCTTGGCCATGGTGAAGGTCTTGCCGGAGCCGGTGACGCCGAGCAGCACCTGGCTGCGGTCGCCATTCTCCAGCCCCTCGACGAGATCGCGGATGGCGGTCGGCTGGTCGCCGGCCGGCTCGTAGTCCGACTGCATGCGGATGGCGATGCCGCCTTCGGATTTATCGGGCCGGGCAGGGCGGTGCGGCGTCCAGATCTTGCCGTTCTTGTGCAGCGGATTGCCGCTCTCGATCAGCGCCGACAGCGCTTCGACCGTGGCGGTGACGGCGGTGCCGGCCTGCAGCGACGAGGCCTCTTCCAGCGTCGTATCCATGCCGGAGACGGGATTGAGGCCGGCGGCCGCGCGCGTCTTCGGATCGGTCGAGCCGCCCATGGAGGTGCCGCGCGCCGATTTCGACGCGCTGACGCCGCCGTCGCTGGTTTTCGTCCTGGCGGCGATTTCCACCTTCTTGCGATGCTTGCCGGCCTTGGAGGCGATCTGGCGCTGCGTCTCGACGCCCGAGGTTTCGGCATCGGCCTCCAGCTGCTTCACCCAATCGGCAACCGAGCCTGAGAGGGGGGCTCCCTCAAAAGACGATTGAGG
The nucleotide sequence above comes from Rhizobium indicum. Encoded proteins:
- a CDS encoding GNAT family N-acetyltransferase, which translates into the protein MPELRIDPFPSAAELDALWSAAWGTPAPRDFSSILSRSLAHIGAYHDNQLIGFVNVAWDGGIHAFILDTSVHPDMRRQGIATRMVRQATSLARERGAEWLHVDFEPHLTGFYRACGFRPTKAGLIKLV
- the uvrB gene encoding excinuclease ABC subunit UvrB yields the protein MAKSPKKSPAPNGFEEAPQSSFEGAPLSGSVADWVKQLEADAETSGVETQRQIASKAGKHRKKVEIAARTKTSDGGVSASKSARGTSMGGSTDPKTRAAAGLNPVSGMDTTLEEASSLQAGTAVTATVEALSALIESGNPLHKNGKIWTPHRPARPDKSEGGIAIRMQSDYEPAGDQPTAIRDLVEGLENGDRSQVLLGVTGSGKTFTMAKVIEATQRPAVILAPNKTLAAQLYSEFKNFFPDNAVEYFVSYYDYYQPEAYVPRSDTYIEKESSINEQIDRMRHSATRSLLERDDCIIVASVSCIYGIGSVETYTAMTFQMSVGDRLDQRQLLADLVAQQYKRRDMDFTRGSFRVRGDTIELFPAHLEDAAWRISMFGDEIDAITEFDPLTGQKVGDLKSVKIYANSHYVTPRPTLNGAIKSIKEELRLRLAELEKAGRLLEAQRLEQRTRYDIEMLEATGSCQGIENYSRYLTGRDPGDPPPTLFEYIPDNALVFIDESHVTVPQIGGMYRGDFRRKATLAEYGFRLPSCMDNRPLRFEEWDAMRPDTIAVSATPGGWEMEQSGGVFAEQVIRPTGLIDPPVEVRSARSQVDDVLGEIRETAAKGYRTLCTVLTKRMAEDLTEYLHEQGVRVRYMHSDIDTLERIEILRDLRLGAFDVLVGINLLREGLDIPECGFVAILDADKEGFLRSETSLIQTIGRAARNVDGKVILYADQVTGSMKRAMEETSRRREKQMVYNQEHGITPESVKARINDILDSVYERDHVRADISGASGKGFADGGNLVGNNLQTHLNALEKSMRDAAADLDFEKAARLRDEIKRLKAAELAIMDDPMAREESKAMEGVRRNAKATRESLLPAGEKVPGKADEAATPSYFSRPSLDDMGPGTDTTTPLFRKPALDEMGRDIADPTKKTLFRKNDLDEMTVGRTEKPVIGQVPEKPEVAKSTKRFSPLLDAQPERDDVRPVVRGKTGVGSYEDPGEQKRKGRTKGKTGRPGR
- a CDS encoding metal-binding protein, yielding MALNILDTNGATVTKTGAEFEAYDVIRDSGASPAAPVSLTVSDSSVADLADELGSVSANVTGSSGDNTIKTGAGNDTIIGGDGADTLNGGAGSDTIKGGAGNDLLTGGEGNDQISGGTGNDIIRGGAGDDTITDNDGYSITTEDFDIDAGDGNDKVNLQGGPAVYSGSIDGGAGTDVLRAYKLSGLTIKNVETLETTGATVTGTAAQFEGFDKIVYLDGTESAGVELTLTDSAHADLSDELVNRSVRIGGTASGIDVKTGGGDDLLAGTNGNDTFDGSAGNDWLSGDFGNDVLIGGDGDDHLLGDAGSDVIRGGVGNDSIYDSANAEVFDIDAGDGDDAVYLQSSNLLEDSGIVDGGAGTDTLEATNLIGLTIRNFEILGAGPDIVGSAAQFESFDKIIHRSLTLADSAHADLSDELASLAVSISGSAFGIDVTTGSGDDQLSGTDGNDTFDGRAGNDMIYGYAGNDMLVGGEGDDQIYGDIGNDVIKGGAGDDRILDSAFYIDGEIFDIDAGDGRDLVSLENAFSVGASGTVDGGDGVDTLQAFNFEGLTIRNFETLETQRIAVVGSAAQFESFDKIVIYDEPGYENEVVSLVLTDSSHADLADELANRPTYIYGGAFGIDVETGSGRDHFYGTAGNDTFAGNAGDDTFEGNAGDDTIYGGAGSDTAILIGNFADYSLALNNGSHILTSAFEGKDTLTEVEFARFADGVYDFAAETFKPDNAAPTNIQLSKTALSEDTPIWTTVGLLSAKDADGDALTYTLLDGANDHFRIKGDRIVTSKALDYETDKSHTIKVAVSDGKVTVEKDITISVLDVNEAPVNKAPTNLAFSRNSISENIAIGTSVGLLSARDPEGGMVKWRLTDDANGIFKLVGNKIQTKAAIDYESTHSLTFTAEAYDAAGNATSHDFTVAVKDVFEPSISSLLHDALI
- a CDS encoding SEC-C domain-containing protein, translated to MPAKIRSKKREIGEKELCPCGSGIKYKYCHKKTTKKYFEFDNGDVVAEVAIPQELVNQLEESRKEFKNIFGRSPYKSDPVFWNRAELKENTILKRTKKVMRAAKVPEELIFAYEKTGLIIASDSPATSRAEREEFRSAVKEYFQLKEDNSDPFYIFTYLDSHSIIPF